A section of the Paenibacillus odorifer genome encodes:
- a CDS encoding glycosyl hydrolase, with translation MKAYRTYRLFGAFLSLVLFLTALPLAVGISPSIVIAASNSGTPVTPGASPEAVKLLNYFYSISGKGIIAGQHDYLESPDEINNMLKGTSGQYAALHGYEMGAISGQSEATMAWQRQNVVNSAINWNKAGGIVAMTFHANLPGTSYDWDNVKKTLSQSEFDSYVTPGTKQYNNLIAELDKVAVSLKSLRDANVPVLWRPYHEMNGNWFWWGKKNNFSKLWNIMYDRFVNVHKLNNLLWVWSPNAPNVWSDPYALTYPGADKVDILAADIYENDYQQKYYDSLLSLAAGKPIAIGENGEMPNLEKLQQSQSKWTYMMSWGKMLYENNSADTIKTFMNSNYTLTRDKLNTGLAPTPSAAPAPAPSEEEGEAAIPLAKGLAGEYYNNMLLSGAAALNRTDAIIDFNWRQGSPDASLGIDRFSIRWSGKIKPLYNEQYTFYTTSDDGIRVWVNGESVIDSWTKQSGTERKGTITLKAGRLYDIKVEYYENEGDARVRLMWESASQAKETVPASALFLPDVS, from the coding sequence TTGAAAGCTTACCGTACGTATCGATTGTTTGGTGCATTTCTGTCACTCGTCCTGTTTCTGACTGCACTTCCGCTTGCTGTTGGGATTTCGCCGTCTATTGTCATAGCTGCTTCAAATTCTGGAACGCCAGTTACCCCAGGTGCCTCACCTGAAGCCGTAAAGCTGCTTAACTATTTTTACTCGATCTCAGGAAAAGGCATTATTGCTGGTCAACATGACTATTTAGAAAGTCCAGATGAAATTAACAATATGCTGAAGGGAACCAGCGGACAATATGCGGCTCTTCACGGTTATGAAATGGGTGCGATCAGTGGTCAGTCCGAAGCAACGATGGCTTGGCAACGTCAAAATGTGGTGAACAGCGCCATCAACTGGAATAAAGCGGGCGGGATCGTAGCTATGACTTTTCATGCTAACCTGCCGGGCACCTCTTATGACTGGGATAATGTGAAAAAAACACTCAGCCAGAGTGAGTTCGATAGTTACGTTACACCGGGTACCAAGCAATATAATAATCTGATCGCTGAGCTTGATAAGGTGGCAGTCTCTTTAAAAAGCTTGCGCGATGCCAATGTTCCGGTGCTTTGGAGACCCTATCATGAAATGAACGGGAACTGGTTCTGGTGGGGGAAGAAAAATAACTTTTCTAAACTATGGAATATAATGTATGACCGTTTTGTTAACGTTCATAAATTAAATAATTTGTTATGGGTATGGAGTCCGAATGCTCCCAATGTTTGGTCAGATCCTTATGCGCTAACTTATCCAGGTGCTGATAAAGTAGATATTCTGGCAGCAGATATATACGAAAATGATTACCAGCAAAAATACTATGACAGCTTGTTGAGTCTAGCCGCAGGCAAACCGATTGCGATCGGGGAGAATGGTGAAATGCCTAATCTGGAGAAGCTTCAGCAATCGCAAAGTAAATGGACGTATATGATGAGCTGGGGAAAAATGCTTTACGAAAATAACAGTGCAGACACAATCAAAACATTTATGAATAGCAACTACACCCTGACCAGAGATAAATTAAATACTGGTCTGGCACCGACACCTAGCGCCGCACCAGCGCCGGCACCTTCCGAAGAAGAGGGGGAGGCAGCAATTCCTCTCGCGAAGGGGCTTGCAGGAGAGTATTACAACAACATGTTGTTGTCGGGAGCAGCAGCTCTTAATAGAACTGATGCAATAATCGATTTCAATTGGCGGCAAGGCTCGCCGGATGCCTCCCTCGGGATTGATCGTTTCTCCATACGTTGGAGCGGTAAAATTAAGCCGTTATATAATGAGCAATATACATTTTACACTACCTCAGATGATGGTATCCGTGTCTGGGTGAATGGGGAATCCGTGATTGATAGTTGGACTAAGCAAAGTGGTACTGAGCGTAAGGGCACTATAACGCTGAAGGCTGGTCGGCTATACGATATCAAGGTGGAGTATTACGAGAATGAAGGCGATGCGAGAGTCCGCTTGATGTGGGAAAGTGCTAGTCAAGCTAAAGAGACAGTTCCAGCAAGTGCACTTTTTCTTCCGGATGTCTCCTGA
- a CDS encoding glycosyl hydrolase — protein sequence MRKYYKKNRLLFTMLPVFIIFSLLPWGEVKSLPKAMSVSSSLPPVIPSNPSASEEAKQLLSNLVNLRGKGILSGQHDYLESPDELVHKLKNTSGQNAVLHGYELGAINNQSEGTIAEQRQAVIDSAIEWHHEGGIVAMTFHQSLPGTSPEWSNVNRSLSQEKFNAYVTPGTAQYKRLISDLDEVAGYLGQLRDAGVPVLWRPYHEMNGGWFWWGKKDNFSELWSIVYDRFVNTHKLNNLLWVWNPNAPNEWSDPYAAYYPGGDKLDVLAADIYNNDYKQSYYEDLLALAEGKPIGIGESGQLPNPDVLTEKQNKWVYMMTWGKLLTENNTLQSIKSFMKDSFIVSREDYVLTTGGPSIAPVTPVTLTGLTGEYYNNTDLEGEAVLIRDDRKIDFNWHGASPASGINEDHFSVRWKGKLKPKFSEKYTISASSDDGVRVWIDGKLIIDNWKNQSATLHKGSIPLTAGTLYDIQIEYYENEGDANLRLLWESSSQKQQVIPQGALFLP from the coding sequence TTGCGTAAATATTATAAGAAAAACAGATTGTTGTTTACTATGTTACCGGTGTTTATTATTTTTTCCTTGCTGCCTTGGGGAGAGGTTAAGAGTCTTCCGAAGGCTATGAGTGTTTCTTCCTCTTTACCTCCGGTTATACCCAGTAATCCATCGGCTTCTGAAGAGGCTAAGCAACTGCTGAGTAATTTGGTGAATCTACGTGGCAAAGGGATTTTGTCCGGCCAGCATGATTATCTAGAAAGCCCAGATGAACTGGTTCATAAGCTGAAGAATACTTCGGGACAAAATGCCGTTCTACATGGTTATGAATTAGGGGCGATTAATAATCAATCCGAAGGGACGATCGCAGAACAGCGGCAAGCAGTGATAGACAGTGCAATTGAATGGCATCACGAGGGTGGCATTGTAGCCATGACATTCCATCAGAGTTTGCCGGGAACATCTCCAGAATGGTCCAATGTAAACAGAAGTCTCAGTCAAGAGAAATTTAATGCTTATGTTACACCTGGGACAGCTCAGTATAAGAGGCTAATCTCAGATCTAGACGAGGTTGCTGGATATTTGGGACAATTGCGTGATGCCGGAGTTCCAGTCTTATGGCGACCTTACCATGAAATGAATGGCGGTTGGTTTTGGTGGGGGAAAAAGGACAATTTTTCAGAGCTTTGGAGTATTGTCTATGATCGTTTTGTAAACACACACAAGCTAAATAATCTACTGTGGGTATGGAATCCGAATGCGCCGAATGAATGGTCAGATCCTTATGCTGCATATTATCCCGGTGGGGATAAACTCGATGTTCTGGCTGCGGATATCTACAATAACGATTATAAGCAGTCCTACTATGAGGATCTGCTCGCATTGGCCGAGGGTAAACCTATCGGAATCGGGGAGAGCGGACAGCTGCCGAACCCGGATGTATTAACTGAGAAACAAAATAAATGGGTCTATATGATGACCTGGGGAAAATTACTGACAGAAAATAATACGCTACAGTCAATTAAAAGCTTTATGAAAGACTCGTTTATAGTATCGAGAGAGGACTATGTTCTCACAACAGGAGGTCCTTCGATAGCACCCGTAACTCCGGTAACCCTAACGGGTTTAACTGGAGAATACTATAACAATACTGATTTAGAGGGAGAAGCGGTACTTATCCGCGATGACCGTAAGATTGATTTTAATTGGCATGGTGCGTCACCTGCCTCAGGGATAAATGAAGATCACTTTTCTGTACGCTGGAAAGGGAAGCTCAAACCCAAATTCAGTGAGAAATATACAATTTCAGCATCCTCTGATGATGGAGTCCGTGTCTGGATTGACGGAAAGCTGATCATCGACAATTGGAAAAATCAAAGTGCAACCCTTCATAAAGGAAGTATCCCGCTCACAGCTGGAACGCTTTATGATATCCAAATTGAATATTATGAGAATGAAGGAGATGCCAATCTTCGTTTGCTATGGGAGAGTTCCAGCCAGAAGCAGCAGGTAATTCCACAAGGGGCATTGTTCCTTCCTTAA
- a CDS encoding sugar phosphate nucleotidyltransferase, producing MKMVLLSGGSGKRLWPLSNDSRSKQFLKVLESPQGEPESMVQRVWRQLEEAGMAESSYLATGRGQVEMIQSQLGSHVPIIVEPERRDTFPAIALTATYLYSVAGVSPAETVAILPVDPYVEASFFDTIAMLEGTMLESGANLALMGVVPEHASEKYGYIIPTTEEAGGNGFMKVSHFQEKPDRIQAEQLIEQNALWNCGVFAFRLGYLLDILQRKGLPLGYEELQKQYKLLSSISFDYEVVEKEEHIVVQPYDGFWKDLGTWNTLTEEMSSKHVGKGFVTADSEGTCLINELDIPITVIGAKDLIIAASPDGILVTHKAESPRIKEVLKTFEQRPMYEERRWGHYKVIDYVKYDEGNEVLTKRIFISEGNNISYQLHRKRSEIWTIVSGEASIVLNEKKHNVKAGDVVRIPEGTKHAILALTDVEFIEVQTGSELVEEDNIRITLDWNDIELQQFIS from the coding sequence ATGAAAATGGTACTTCTATCAGGCGGTTCAGGTAAACGGTTATGGCCGTTGTCTAACGACTCACGTTCAAAGCAATTTCTAAAGGTACTTGAAAGCCCTCAAGGTGAACCAGAATCCATGGTACAACGTGTCTGGAGACAGCTGGAGGAAGCAGGGATGGCAGAATCATCTTATCTAGCCACCGGCCGCGGCCAAGTAGAAATGATACAAAGCCAACTGGGAAGTCATGTGCCGATTATCGTTGAACCGGAGCGTCGGGATACTTTTCCGGCTATCGCCTTAACAGCTACCTATCTTTATTCAGTGGCAGGTGTTTCTCCAGCGGAGACGGTAGCAATATTGCCTGTTGACCCTTATGTAGAAGCATCCTTTTTCGATACCATAGCTATGCTTGAGGGGACCATGCTGGAAAGTGGAGCAAATCTGGCACTAATGGGTGTTGTTCCTGAACATGCCTCAGAGAAATACGGATATATTATTCCTACCACTGAAGAGGCGGGGGGGAATGGTTTTATGAAGGTGAGTCACTTTCAAGAGAAACCAGACCGCATACAAGCAGAACAGCTCATCGAGCAAAATGCATTGTGGAATTGCGGAGTGTTTGCCTTCCGTTTAGGGTACTTGTTAGATATTTTGCAGCGTAAAGGGTTGCCTTTAGGATATGAAGAATTGCAGAAGCAGTATAAGCTATTGTCTTCCATCAGCTTTGATTATGAAGTGGTGGAGAAAGAAGAACATATTGTGGTGCAGCCGTATGATGGATTCTGGAAGGATCTTGGAACGTGGAATACGCTGACAGAGGAAATGAGCAGCAAGCATGTAGGAAAAGGTTTTGTGACGGCGGATTCTGAGGGGACTTGCTTGATTAATGAGCTGGACATTCCGATTACGGTAATTGGTGCGAAGGATCTGATCATTGCGGCTAGCCCGGATGGAATTCTAGTTACCCATAAAGCTGAGAGCCCACGGATTAAAGAAGTGCTGAAGACCTTTGAACAGAGACCGATGTACGAGGAACGCCGCTGGGGCCATTACAAAGTTATTGATTATGTGAAATATGATGAAGGCAATGAAGTGCTGACCAAACGGATTTTTATATCCGAGGGGAATAATATCAGCTATCAATTACATCGCAAGCGTAGTGAAATTTGGACAATCGTCAGCGGCGAAGCAAGTATTGTGCTGAATGAGAAAAAACATAATGTGAAGGCTGGGGACGTGGTACGTATACCGGAAGGAACGAAACACGCGATCCTTGCTTTGACGGATGTTGAGTTTATAGAGGTACAGACGGGGTCTGAATTAGTAGAAGAAGATAACATTCGTATTACTTTAGACTGGAATGATATAGAACTACAACAATTCATTTCATAG
- a CDS encoding glycosyltransferase gives MKIAIAHDYLIQMGGAERVVEVFHHMYPEAPIYTTVFNGSRLTDNLKDADIRASWLQKIPGVKTNFKGVLPLYPMAIRDLDFRGFDIVLSSSSAFMKSIQVPKHTFHLCYCHTPMRFAWDYDTYMERQSNSGLFKKMLKVYMQQLKTWDQRTSKNVNQFVANSSVVKTRIQNYYHRDADVIFPPINTARFTSSSTIGDYYLIVSRLVSYKRIDLAVEAFNRNGLKLYIVGDGPDRKRLEGMAKDNVSFLGRLEDEQVTGMMAQCRAFIFPGEEDFGITPLEANAAGRPVIAYQAGGALDTIIPYVNGVFFQHQEVEDLLKAIYEVESYAWDIDQIMEHARKFDEQAFMVKFKQYVEQAYVNFLKGG, from the coding sequence ATGAAAATTGCGATAGCGCACGATTACTTAATCCAAATGGGCGGCGCGGAAAGAGTGGTGGAAGTCTTTCATCACATGTATCCCGAGGCTCCAATCTACACAACGGTTTTTAACGGAAGCCGCCTTACTGACAATCTCAAAGATGCGGATATCCGTGCCTCCTGGCTGCAAAAGATTCCGGGAGTAAAGACCAATTTTAAAGGGGTGCTGCCACTTTATCCAATGGCCATCCGTGATTTGGACTTTCGCGGTTTCGATATCGTCCTGAGTTCCAGCAGTGCTTTTATGAAAAGTATTCAGGTTCCTAAACATACGTTTCATCTTTGTTACTGCCATACGCCTATGCGCTTCGCATGGGACTATGACACCTATATGGAACGTCAGTCGAATTCCGGGCTGTTCAAGAAAATGCTTAAGGTATACATGCAGCAGCTTAAAACGTGGGACCAACGGACTTCTAAAAATGTGAATCAGTTCGTAGCCAATTCTTCAGTAGTGAAGACGAGGATTCAGAATTATTATCACCGGGATGCAGATGTCATATTTCCACCGATTAATACAGCCCGGTTTACAAGCTCTTCTACCATTGGCGACTATTATTTAATTGTCTCCCGGCTTGTTTCCTACAAGCGGATTGATCTGGCGGTAGAGGCTTTCAATCGTAACGGTCTTAAGCTTTATATCGTAGGGGATGGACCGGATCGCAAGCGCCTCGAAGGCATGGCTAAGGATAATGTATCGTTTCTGGGCCGGCTAGAAGATGAGCAAGTGACTGGAATGATGGCACAGTGTCGAGCATTTATTTTTCCAGGAGAAGAGGACTTTGGAATTACACCGCTGGAAGCGAACGCTGCAGGAAGACCGGTAATTGCTTATCAAGCAGGTGGCGCACTAGATACTATTATTCCTTATGTAAATGGTGTGTTCTTTCAGCATCAAGAAGTGGAGGATCTACTTAAGGCTATTTATGAGGTAGAGTCCTACGCTTGGGATATCGATCAAATTATGGAGCATGCACGTAAATTCGATGAGCAGGCGTTTATGGTTAAGTTCAAGCAGTATGTTGAGCAGGCGTACGTCAATTTTCTAAAAGGAGGATGA
- a CDS encoding UDP-glucose dehydrogenase family protein has product MKLTVIGTGYVGLVSGVCFALGGHHVICVDKDEEKIKKLKQKESPIYEPGIEELIELNLREERLSFSADLQDSVRRSDIIILAVGTPSLPNGEADLTYIEGAAAEIAKAMEGHKIIMTKSTVPVGTNEKISKMISSHTHHPFDIVSAPEFLREGSAIRDTLHPDRIVIGLDNPELEPTMRELHKGFTENVFVTDIRSAEMIKYASNAFLATKISFINEIANICEKVGADVTEVAQGMGMDQRIGSSFLQAGIGYGGSCFPKDTNALIQIAGNVDYEFKLLKSVVEVNKGQRFMIISKLHESLGSLRGSTIGIWGLAFKPNTDDVREAPAREIVEALVAEGATVKLYDPIAATNFRQQYDHPQLRWCHLPEEAAEGSDAVCLLTDWSLLKEIDLHQLAKSMRNGVLIDGRNVYSKEQIEGTGLVYHSVGRPQMGGLSGYSASVAGAV; this is encoded by the coding sequence ATGAAGCTGACAGTAATCGGTACTGGGTATGTGGGTCTTGTATCTGGCGTGTGCTTTGCACTGGGCGGACATCATGTCATCTGTGTGGATAAGGACGAGGAAAAGATTAAGAAGCTGAAACAGAAGGAATCGCCCATCTATGAGCCGGGAATCGAGGAACTGATTGAACTGAATCTTCGTGAGGAACGGTTATCTTTTTCTGCGGATCTTCAGGATTCGGTGCGCCGTTCAGATATTATCATCCTTGCTGTAGGTACGCCATCACTGCCTAATGGTGAAGCAGACTTAACCTATATTGAGGGTGCAGCCGCTGAAATCGCTAAAGCGATGGAAGGGCACAAAATTATAATGACTAAATCTACAGTTCCAGTAGGGACAAATGAGAAAATCTCCAAAATGATCTCTAGCCATACCCATCATCCTTTTGATATCGTGTCTGCACCTGAGTTTTTACGTGAAGGCTCAGCGATTCGCGATACCCTCCATCCCGACAGAATTGTCATTGGTCTTGATAATCCAGAGCTGGAACCAACTATGCGCGAGCTTCATAAGGGTTTCACAGAAAATGTATTTGTAACAGATATACGCAGTGCTGAAATGATCAAATATGCTTCGAATGCATTTTTGGCCACGAAGATTTCCTTTATTAATGAGATCGCCAATATTTGTGAAAAAGTGGGAGCTGATGTAACCGAGGTAGCACAAGGAATGGGTATGGACCAAAGAATCGGGTCATCCTTCCTGCAGGCTGGCATCGGTTATGGAGGCTCCTGTTTCCCGAAAGACACTAATGCGCTCATTCAAATTGCGGGCAACGTCGATTACGAATTCAAATTATTGAAATCTGTAGTCGAAGTGAATAAGGGACAACGCTTTATGATCATCTCCAAGCTGCATGAATCACTTGGCAGCCTGCGCGGTTCGACGATTGGGATATGGGGGCTTGCCTTTAAGCCTAATACTGATGATGTCCGCGAAGCTCCAGCCAGAGAGATTGTTGAGGCACTGGTGGCTGAGGGGGCAACAGTCAAACTATATGATCCAATCGCAGCTACAAATTTCAGGCAGCAATACGATCATCCGCAGCTTCGCTGGTGCCATCTGCCAGAGGAAGCGGCTGAGGGCAGCGATGCCGTCTGCCTCTTGACCGATTGGAGCCTGCTCAAGGAGATTGATCTGCATCAGCTGGCGAAAAGCATGCGTAATGGGGTATTGATCGATGGACGCAACGTGTATTCCAAGGAGCAAATCGAGGGTACCGGCCTCGTTTATCATTCTGTCGGCCGCCCGCAGATGGGCGGATTGAGCGGTTATTCTGCTAGTGTGGCTGGAGCGGTTTAA